The Streptomyces sp. NBC_00162 genome window below encodes:
- a CDS encoding ABC transporter substrate-binding protein, with product MTRSAPTCSKLTRMAVAVLVAGALLSTGACGLSGGSGEVEEAERTGRVAGEITFRTLQLKPVFTAYVQGVIDGFEAKYPDVKVKWEDVPGDGYNEKLVADAQAGALPDVVNLSTDSFQLLGDRGMLADVAKLDGALAKEYVPGAWEQFKLPGKGDGVYAYPWYVTPEILTYNKELFEKAGLDPAKPPASVEQFFDYAERIAATSGGRTAAFMADPKGRLPGDWQKMGVPVLDAKGERFTFDTDRAVAWVERMKDLYAKGAMPKESLLKSDDINQLYGSGKLVFGPGSPGFVKDIKQNAPQVYANTQVAGAVTGTLGHIGIYAQSLGIKKDTKHLDAATEFAKWVTNGPNQVAFSKKATIYPSNAQGLADPYFADKGDGKDAETLARAVGAEQLKTAQLDANTPVQWTSQVGDAVVREMQKAIKGEQDPRTAVRKAQEEANKLLADAARK from the coding sequence ATGACCCGTTCGGCCCCGACCTGTTCGAAGCTGACCCGTATGGCCGTTGCCGTGCTGGTGGCCGGCGCCCTCCTCTCGACCGGCGCGTGTGGGTTAAGCGGCGGCTCGGGGGAGGTGGAGGAGGCGGAGAGGACGGGCAGAGTGGCGGGTGAGATCACCTTCCGCACGCTCCAGTTGAAGCCGGTCTTCACGGCGTACGTACAGGGCGTGATCGACGGGTTCGAGGCGAAGTACCCCGACGTGAAGGTCAAGTGGGAGGACGTCCCGGGCGACGGCTACAACGAGAAGCTCGTCGCGGACGCCCAGGCCGGCGCCCTGCCGGACGTGGTCAACCTGTCCACCGACTCCTTCCAGCTCCTCGGCGACCGCGGCATGCTCGCCGACGTCGCCAAGCTCGACGGCGCGCTGGCCAAGGAGTACGTGCCGGGCGCCTGGGAGCAGTTCAAGCTCCCGGGCAAGGGCGACGGCGTGTACGCCTACCCCTGGTACGTGACCCCGGAGATCCTCACGTACAACAAGGAGCTCTTCGAGAAGGCCGGCCTGGACCCGGCCAAGCCGCCCGCCAGCGTGGAGCAGTTCTTCGACTACGCCGAGCGGATCGCCGCCACCTCCGGCGGCCGCACCGCCGCCTTCATGGCCGACCCGAAGGGCCGGCTGCCCGGGGACTGGCAGAAGATGGGCGTCCCGGTCCTCGACGCCAAGGGGGAACGTTTCACCTTCGACACCGACCGGGCCGTCGCGTGGGTGGAGCGGATGAAGGACCTGTACGCCAAGGGCGCGATGCCCAAGGAGTCCCTCCTCAAGTCCGACGACATCAACCAGCTCTACGGCAGCGGGAAGCTCGTCTTCGGCCCCGGCTCCCCGGGGTTCGTCAAGGACATCAAGCAGAACGCCCCGCAGGTGTACGCGAACACCCAGGTCGCGGGAGCCGTCACGGGCACCCTCGGGCACATCGGCATCTACGCACAGTCCCTCGGCATCAAGAAGGACACCAAGCACCTCGACGCGGCGACCGAGTTCGCCAAGTGGGTCACCAACGGCCCCAACCAGGTGGCGTTCTCCAAGAAGGCCACCATCTATCCGTCGAACGCCCAGGGCCTCGCCGACCCCTACTTCGCGGACAAGGGCGACGGCAAGGACGCCGAGACCCTCGCCCGCGCCGTCGGCGCCGAGCAGCTGAAGACCGCCCAGCTCGACGCCAACACCCCCGTCCAGTGGACCAGTCAGGTCGGCGACGCCGTCGTACGCGAGATGCAGAAGGCCATCAAGGGCGAACAGGACCCCCGTACGGCGGTCAGGAAGGCCCAGGAGGAGGCCAACAAGCTGCTCGCAGACGCGGCCCGGAAGTGA
- a CDS encoding universal stress protein — translation MSEQPIEPLIVVGVDGSNHSKEALRWAVEQARMVGGRVHAVMAWEWNRNPFAIGSAAAQVAEDEVLTAEEAARRKLADTVATTVGTSPGVPVFRRVEQGSPAQVLVDAAKEADLTVVGTRGYGGFKGALLGSVSQQVVQYAASTVVVVREGADDED, via the coding sequence GTGAGTGAGCAGCCCATCGAGCCTCTGATCGTCGTCGGCGTGGACGGTTCGAACCATTCCAAGGAGGCCCTGCGATGGGCGGTGGAGCAGGCCCGGATGGTGGGCGGCCGGGTGCACGCCGTCATGGCCTGGGAGTGGAACCGCAATCCGTTCGCCATCGGCTCGGCGGCCGCGCAGGTCGCCGAGGACGAGGTGCTCACGGCCGAGGAGGCGGCCCGCCGGAAGCTCGCGGACACCGTCGCCACGACCGTCGGGACCTCGCCCGGTGTGCCGGTGTTCCGGCGTGTCGAACAGGGTTCCCCCGCCCAGGTCCTGGTCGACGCGGCGAAGGAGGCGGACCTGACGGTGGTCGGGACCCGCGGGTACGGCGGATTCAAGGGCGCCCTGCTGGGATCGGTGAGCCAGCAGGTGGTGCAGTACGCCGCCAGTACGGTCGTCGTCGTCCGCGAGGGCGCGGACGACGAGGACTGA